Proteins from a genomic interval of Enterococcus faecium:
- a CDS encoding ABC transporter substrate-binding protein, whose amino-acid sequence MKKRMRIILALSVMLFFLTACGQEDDKKITLNMAWWGSQVRHDATVKVIELYEEKNPHVTIDYEFYDYEGYYTKLGTLAASDDIWDIFQLNNQFPQYINQIEPLDEYVEQGIIDISNADESYLATTTYDGQLVGLSNGVNSFAIAYNKNIFEQLNIPEPASNWTWDEFEQISYQITEELGIYAISRFEDFIAGCIIQIPQVEKGLNFYNREDLSNSLGFENPDYLTDFFQLRKNLVDKGAHPEPGGGAASTTDLSFQAVRDREAAMVFLSSNQLTEILSGAPEDMEIQLINPPRRKADGESGIPLRSSQMLSMAKSSAHKEEAAKFIDFFQNSEEANEILKGERGVPIMSNIREQLARADDATLQATFDYLEMISDMDNGEVNVFDSALNPEIQDQYNLLVEKVIYEEVTAEEAAESLYEFASNILG is encoded by the coding sequence ATGAAGAAAAGAATGAGAATCATCTTAGCTTTAAGTGTTATGTTATTCTTCTTGACGGCTTGTGGGCAAGAAGATGACAAAAAAATCACGCTGAACATGGCTTGGTGGGGTTCGCAAGTCCGACACGATGCAACAGTAAAAGTAATCGAGCTTTATGAAGAAAAAAATCCCCATGTGACGATCGATTATGAATTTTATGATTATGAAGGATATTACACAAAATTAGGTACACTAGCAGCATCAGATGATATCTGGGACATTTTCCAACTGAACAATCAATTTCCTCAATACATCAATCAGATTGAACCATTAGATGAATATGTGGAGCAAGGGATAATTGATATTTCTAATGCAGATGAATCCTATTTAGCAACGACGACTTACGACGGGCAATTAGTTGGACTGTCTAACGGGGTGAATTCGTTTGCGATTGCTTACAATAAAAATATATTTGAACAATTAAATATCCCTGAACCAGCTTCAAATTGGACATGGGATGAATTTGAACAAATCAGCTATCAAATCACTGAAGAATTAGGAATCTATGCTATTTCAAGATTCGAAGATTTTATAGCTGGCTGTATTATTCAAATACCACAAGTTGAGAAAGGATTGAATTTTTATAATCGGGAAGATCTATCTAACAGCTTGGGATTTGAAAATCCAGACTATCTAACAGATTTTTTCCAGCTGCGTAAAAATCTGGTAGACAAAGGGGCCCATCCAGAACCAGGTGGTGGAGCTGCAAGTACGACGGATCTGTCTTTTCAGGCGGTTAGGGATAGAGAAGCGGCAATGGTGTTTCTATCAAGTAACCAGTTGACAGAAATATTGTCAGGGGCTCCTGAAGATATGGAGATTCAGTTGATTAATCCACCTCGCAGAAAAGCAGATGGAGAATCTGGTATCCCTTTACGTTCTTCGCAAATGCTGAGTATGGCAAAAAGCTCAGCCCATAAAGAAGAAGCTGCTAAGTTTATTGATTTCTTTCAAAACAGTGAAGAAGCCAATGAAATTTTAAAAGGAGAACGTGGTGTACCAATCATGTCGAATATTCGAGAACAGCTCGCTCGTGCAGATGATGCAACTTTGCAAGCGACATTTGATTATTTAGAAATGATTTCCGATATGGACAACGGCGAAGTGAATGTCTTTGATAGTGCTTTGAATCCGGAAATTCAAGACCAATACAATCTTTTAGTTGAAAAAGTCATTTATGAAGAAGTAACAGCAGAAGAAGCAGCAGAGAGTCTTTATGAGTTTGCGTCAAACATTCTAGGATAG